The Salvelinus fontinalis isolate EN_2023a chromosome 39, ASM2944872v1, whole genome shotgun sequence genome has a window encoding:
- the LOC129838587 gene encoding titin homolog — MPIRALPIRACPSEPVHQSLPIRALPIRACPSEPCPSEPCPSEPCPSEPVHQSLSIRACPSEPAHQSLPIRALPIRACPSEPAHQSLSIRACPSEPVHQSLSIRACPSEPAHQSLPIRACPSEPAHQSLSIRACPSEPAHQSLPIFQKSLKRYIFKEYLKQSHSTLPHTLPHTLPHTLPHTHSSPLLLMSYNLRGNKTLFVTKS; from the coding sequence ATGCCCATCAGAGCCCTGCCCATCAGAGCCTGTCCATCAGAGCCTGTCCATCAGAGCCTGCCCATCAGAGCCCTGCCCATCAGAGCCTGCCCATCAGAGCCATGCCCATCAGAGCCCTGCCCATCAGAGCCCTGCCCATCAGAGCCTGTCCATCAGAGCCTGTCCATCAGAGCCTGCCCATCAGAGCCTGCCCATCAGAGCCTGCCCATCAGAGCCCTGCCCATCAGAGCCTGCCCATCAGAGCCTGCCCATCAGAGCCTGTCCATCAGAGCCTGTCCATCAGAGCCTGTCCATCAGAGCCTGTCCATCAGAGCCTGTCCATCAGAGCCTGCCCATCAGAGCCTGCCCATCAGAGCCTGCCCATCAGAGCCTGCCCATCAGAGCCTGTCCATCAGAGCCTGTCCATCGGAGCCTGCCCATCAGAGcctgcccatcttccaaaaatctctgaaacgctacatcttcaaagagtatcttaaacaaTCCCACAGCACCCTACCTCACACCCTACCTCACACCCTACCTCACACCCTACCTCACACCCACTCCTCACCCCTGTTATTGATGAGCTATAACCTTCGGGGAAACAAAACTCTCTTTGTCACCAAATCCTAA